The following proteins are co-located in the Bradyrhizobium sp. AZCC 2176 genome:
- a CDS encoding branched-chain amino acid ABC transporter permease encodes MPVTAETIIQSLASGLLMGLLYGLIAVGLALIFGLMDVVNFAHGEFLMIAMYATFFLFAFFAIDPLLSAPLVAAALFVFGAVVYLLIVRFAVRAKANAGMVQIFSTFGLAIVMRGLAQYFFTPDYRSVTHSWLGGKTVSVAGIFLPVPQLVGALVAIAAFGGLYLFINRTDFGRALEATREDAGAVALVGIDKNKVFALGWGLGAALVGLSGAIMAIFFYVYPDVGASFALIAYVTVALGGFGSVFGAFAGGIIVGLVEATTALLLPPSLKAVGIYAVYLLVVFVRPRGLFGSM; translated from the coding sequence ATGCCGGTGACCGCCGAGACCATCATCCAGAGCCTCGCAAGCGGCCTCCTCATGGGGCTGCTCTACGGCCTCATCGCGGTCGGCCTCGCGCTGATCTTCGGCCTGATGGACGTCGTGAATTTCGCCCATGGCGAATTCCTGATGATCGCGATGTACGCGACATTCTTCCTGTTCGCGTTCTTCGCGATCGATCCACTACTATCAGCGCCGTTGGTCGCGGCGGCACTGTTCGTGTTCGGGGCGGTCGTCTATCTGTTAATTGTGCGCTTTGCCGTGCGCGCAAAAGCCAACGCCGGCATGGTGCAGATCTTTTCCACGTTTGGGCTGGCGATCGTCATGCGCGGCCTGGCGCAATACTTCTTCACGCCGGACTACCGCAGCGTCACGCATTCATGGCTCGGCGGCAAGACCGTTTCGGTGGCCGGCATCTTCTTGCCCGTACCGCAACTGGTAGGCGCCTTGGTGGCGATCGCCGCATTCGGAGGACTCTATCTCTTCATCAATCGCACCGACTTCGGCCGCGCGCTCGAAGCGACCCGCGAGGACGCCGGCGCCGTGGCGCTGGTCGGCATCGACAAGAACAAGGTGTTCGCGCTGGGCTGGGGTCTGGGCGCGGCGCTGGTCGGTCTGTCCGGCGCAATCATGGCGATCTTCTTCTACGTCTATCCCGACGTCGGGGCTTCATTCGCGCTGATCGCCTATGTGACGGTGGCGCTCGGCGGCTTCGGCAGCGTGTTCGGCGCCTTCGCCGGCGGCATCATCGTCGGTCTCGTCGAGGCCACGACCGCGTTGCTGCTGCCGCCTTCGCTCAAAGCGGTCGGCATCTATGCGGTCTATCTCCTGGTCGTCTTTGTCCGGCCGCGCGGCCTGTTCGGATCGATGTGA
- a CDS encoding ABC transporter substrate-binding protein: MNITRRNVLLGATAAAALGPIAARAQTSEVVIGVIYPFSGASAQMGVDAQKSFETALDIINKNHDFDLPLAKGEGLPGLGGAKIRLVFADHQADPQKGRAETERLITQEKVCAVIGTYQSAVAVTVSQICERYQIPFISADNSSPSLHRRGLKFYFRAAPHDEMFSAAMFNFFDAMKKKGAKIDTLSLFHEDTIFGTDSANTQLKLAADRGYKIATDIKYRSNSPSLSAEVQQLKTANADVLMPSSYTTDGILLVKTMAELGYKPNAIVAQDAGFSEKALYDAVGDKLEGVISRGSFSLDLAAKRPMVGKVNAMFKEKSGKDFNDLTSRQFMGLLVMAEAINRAKSTDGEKIREALVATDIPGEQTIMPWKRVKFDEMGQNNDADPVLLQYIGGKFVTIFPPQAAIAEAVWPMK, translated from the coding sequence ATGAACATCACGCGCCGAAATGTGCTGCTTGGAGCTACCGCCGCCGCAGCGCTCGGACCCATCGCGGCCCGCGCCCAGACTTCCGAGGTGGTGATCGGTGTGATCTATCCGTTCTCCGGCGCCAGCGCCCAGATGGGCGTCGATGCGCAGAAATCGTTCGAGACCGCGCTCGACATCATCAACAAGAATCACGATTTCGATCTGCCGCTGGCAAAAGGCGAAGGCCTGCCCGGCCTCGGCGGCGCCAAGATCCGCCTCGTGTTCGCCGACCATCAGGCCGATCCGCAGAAGGGCCGCGCCGAGACCGAACGCCTGATCACCCAGGAAAAGGTCTGCGCCGTCATCGGCACCTATCAGAGCGCGGTCGCCGTCACCGTCAGCCAGATCTGCGAGCGCTATCAGATCCCGTTCATCTCGGCGGATAACTCATCGCCGAGCCTGCATCGCCGCGGCCTCAAATTCTATTTCCGCGCCGCTCCCCATGACGAGATGTTCTCGGCCGCCATGTTCAATTTCTTCGACGCGATGAAGAAGAAGGGCGCCAAGATCGACACGCTGTCGCTGTTCCACGAGGACACCATCTTCGGCACCGACTCCGCCAATACCCAGCTCAAGCTGGCGGCCGATCGCGGTTACAAGATCGCCACCGACATCAAGTATCGCTCCAACTCGCCGTCACTCTCGGCGGAAGTGCAGCAGCTCAAGACCGCGAACGCCGACGTGCTGATGCCCTCGAGCTACACCACCGACGGCATCCTGCTGGTCAAGACGATGGCCGAACTCGGCTACAAGCCGAACGCGATCGTGGCGCAGGACGCCGGCTTCTCCGAAAAGGCGCTCTATGACGCGGTCGGCGACAAGCTGGAAGGCGTGATCTCGCGCGGCAGCTTCTCGCTCGATCTCGCCGCCAAGCGGCCGATGGTCGGCAAGGTCAACGCCATGTTCAAGGAGAAGTCGGGCAAGGACTTCAACGACCTGACGTCACGGCAGTTCATGGGCCTCCTGGTGATGGCGGAAGCCATCAACCGCGCCAAGTCGACCGACGGCGAGAAGATCCGCGAGGCGCTGGTCGCGACCGACATTCCGGGCGAGCAGACCATCATGCCCTGGAAGCGCGTCAAGTTCGACGAGATGGGCCAGAACAACGACGCCGACCCGGTGCTGCTGCAATATATCGGCGGCAAGTTCGTCACCATCTTCCCGCCGCAGGCTGCGATTGCTGAAGCCGTCTGGCCGATGAAGTAG
- a CDS encoding putative hydro-lyase — protein MTSLARTETRGHDTADLSPSVAARHACRTGMAHHTAGVANGFVQGNLAILPEKLAGAFHRFCQLNPKPCPIIGMSDVGDPRIPALGIDLDIRTDLPRYRVWRDGEIVEEPTDIMAHWRDDLVAFVLGCSFSFEEALLEEGLPIRHIERDVRVPMFRTNIACSPAGPFAGPMVVTMRPFKPAEAIRAVQITSRFPSVHGAPVHIGLPESIGIADLAKPDYGDPVPVEADEIPVFWACGVTPQSVIQAAKVPFAITHAPGLMLVTDLRNKALAVL, from the coding sequence ATGACCAGCTTGGCGAGGACGGAAACACGCGGCCACGATACGGCGGATTTATCGCCGAGCGTCGCGGCCCGGCACGCCTGCCGCACTGGCATGGCCCATCACACGGCGGGCGTCGCCAACGGCTTCGTCCAGGGCAATCTTGCAATTCTGCCGGAAAAACTCGCAGGCGCTTTTCATCGCTTCTGCCAGCTCAATCCCAAACCCTGCCCGATCATCGGCATGTCCGACGTCGGCGATCCCCGCATTCCCGCCCTCGGCATCGATCTCGACATCCGCACCGACCTGCCGCGCTATCGCGTCTGGCGCGACGGCGAAATCGTGGAGGAGCCGACCGACATCATGGCGCACTGGCGCGACGATCTCGTCGCCTTCGTGCTCGGCTGCTCGTTCTCCTTCGAGGAGGCGCTGTTGGAGGAAGGTCTGCCGATCCGTCATATCGAGCGCGATGTGCGCGTGCCGATGTTCCGCACCAACATCGCCTGCAGCCCCGCGGGCCCGTTTGCCGGTCCGATGGTGGTGACGATGCGGCCGTTCAAGCCGGCGGAGGCGATCCGCGCGGTGCAGATCACCTCGCGCTTCCCCTCGGTGCACGGTGCGCCGGTTCATATCGGCCTTCCCGAGTCGATCGGCATTGCTGACCTCGCCAAACCCGACTACGGCGATCCAGTACCGGTCGAGGCGGACGAAATTCCGGTGTTCTGGGCCTGCGGCGTGACCCCGCAATCGGTCATCCAAGCCGCCAAGGTGCCGTTCGCGATCACGCACGCGCCCGGATTGATGCTTGTGACCGATCTCAGGAATAAAGCGCTTGCCGTGCTTTGA
- a CDS encoding LysR family transcriptional regulator codes for MTDFKAIETFMWVVTLGSFRGAAQKLNTTQPAISQRIAQLEREVGVKLLQRDRRMVLPTPSGRQLMVYAEKLIGLRSEMMAVVGDHSAMRGVLRLGVAETIVHTWLPQLIKSVNHAYPNLSLEIEVDITSNLRTRLLAQEIELAFVLGPLTAPMVNNRTLCDYPVGFLASPSLGLGKHELTLHDLAKFPIITFSRRTQPYEIVRSLFNRPDLPPIRLHASASLATIIHMAIEGLGIALIPTAIVESEMASGRLQLLPTDLQMAPLTFSASWLASPDTVAVERVVELAASLARGGVIVDAPPQARH; via the coding sequence ATGACTGATTTCAAGGCAATTGAGACTTTCATGTGGGTGGTGACGCTCGGCAGCTTCCGCGGCGCCGCCCAGAAGCTCAACACCACGCAGCCTGCGATCTCACAACGGATCGCGCAGCTCGAACGCGAAGTAGGCGTGAAGCTGTTACAGCGCGATCGCCGCATGGTGCTGCCGACGCCGAGCGGGCGGCAATTGATGGTCTATGCCGAGAAGCTGATCGGGCTGCGCTCGGAAATGATGGCGGTCGTGGGGGATCATTCCGCGATGCGCGGCGTGCTGCGGCTCGGCGTAGCCGAAACCATCGTGCACACCTGGCTGCCGCAACTGATCAAGAGCGTCAACCATGCCTACCCGAACCTCTCGCTCGAAATCGAAGTCGACATCACCTCGAATTTGCGGACGCGGCTACTTGCGCAGGAAATCGAGCTTGCATTCGTACTCGGGCCGCTGACGGCGCCGATGGTCAACAACCGGACACTGTGTGATTATCCCGTGGGCTTTTTGGCGAGTCCCTCGCTTGGCCTCGGCAAGCATGAGTTGACCCTGCACGATCTGGCAAAATTTCCGATCATCACATTTTCGCGCCGCACCCAGCCCTATGAGATCGTGCGCTCCCTGTTCAACCGCCCTGACCTGCCGCCGATACGCCTGCATGCCAGTGCATCGCTCGCAACCATTATCCACATGGCGATCGAAGGTCTCGGCATCGCCCTGATACCGACCGCGATCGTCGAGAGCGAAATGGCGAGCGGGCGGCTTCAATTGCTGCCGACCGATCTGCAGATGGCTCCGCTGACGTTTTCGGCAAGCTGGCTGGCCTCCCCCGATACGGTCGCAGTCGAGCGCGTGGTCGAACTCGCCGCCAGCCTTGCGCGCGGCGGCGTCATTGTTGACGCGCCGCCGCAGGCGCGTCATTGA